A window from Mus caroli chromosome 2, CAROLI_EIJ_v1.1, whole genome shotgun sequence encodes these proteins:
- the Kiaa1755 gene encoding uncharacterized protein KIAA1755 homolog isoform X4, with product MDPSALDMAIQHALAGLYPPFEATAPTVLGQVFRLLDSDFRGDGLSFLLDFLIPAKRLCEQVREAACALYTHCLFLHEGWPLCLRDEVVVHLAPLNPLLLRQGDFYLQVESWEEQSVHMTLKCLSSDLREVDKKPIPESSYSLIFTPEWLEAINNDFEGRPLHNCLVASENGITPVPWTKITSPEFVDDRPPIVKVPSLDGDSCPLEGLHLSRPQEPYQAGDLGGKGSVAQIWEKGKGKLSGDKYPGLIKVEPARPGQLAFRTDSEASQSLEGDYVALLGFPQEYRGASLDSEVVTFSVDIQKSQETRPRTKGAPLLGKALPLSGCAGAPPLGRWACEMPAGSGEKPCTGGSRRKARHKVSGHTAVRQPQKPHTSVPEKLPDCTSGLVEDTEEEPAASEMQKPVGMPEAMVRLRPGPRQAFSPLLSSAGPGSPAAETKTEEITLGRGRASKPEDCLNKNASFHGSPAPGLQCSFLKEQRVAHVTPKKALLQHARPRKALCPLYSLQPCEAKAPGKDGTTLPTTSGSGPLSGEPPGFRRDSAGPPEGGLRLEECSRTKPRIETLGVKLLQSGIACLPGGRDKVGRPLLLVSTAEDAWEAPWCTTSEVAELLSYLCSVPRLEDKAKGLLLVIDARKGTQRPGLVSALQSIQDLVPASISKVLLLGEKASILQLSVLPAQVEVLTSLKALRNHVDPSQLPEALEGPFPYHHSEWVQFFQKLDPFLTDLRQASSLLQASIQEFEKGDPPGGVQEATRCLSKSKELMETVLRDPGLLALQREGGTALASLQQEASGLNANPDVRSHLTEAAALYNLVDGQLHDLVTASNQLLRRLELRVRLGHLETAIHEVSDWMVGEGSQSLQALAPVHVCAETVEKVHAEFEDFFLQVAAQYRQGLDLSKQAAQLGAAEEGAGETGLPDLVAFASTQQAFQARLTHFYMAAERQRTDLETLLHLHRFRRKMSRFHMDCQNLLTQLSLGKAVKASPGDQLHLRLHCYLKRLASEFQTEKLLAMKLQVASLSQPGLGQEVWEEAQERHQEIQSLLKKALAYCPCPEVPATQVALIDRSKPVAKGQGLPREVGSKWDRSLQDSLAVDRVFKSQRSPRTPQGEQSRNMWAGLLSPEPGQSGDTEEVRGTPKLPDPTLERLLASLFSWPHLPKQSKASRPTGGSFSSEGTGSQTSLEDSPHTSPPASL from the exons ATG GACCCTTCCGCCCTTGACATGGCCATCCAGCATGCCCTGGCAGGACTCTACCCGCCTTTTGAAGCCACCGCTCCCACTGTCCTGGGTCAAGTGTTCCGGCTCCTGGACTCCGACTTCCGGGGAGATGGGCTGAGCTTCCTCTTGGATTTTCTCATCCCTGCCAAGCGTCTGTGTGAGCAAGTGCGGGAAGCCGCCTGT GCCCTCTATACCCACTGCCTCTTCCTGCATGAGGGCTGGCCGTTGTGTCTGCGGGATGAGGTTGTGGTACACCTGGCACCACTCAATCCACTCCTGCTACGTCAGGGTGATTTCTACCTTCAAGTAGAGTCCTGGGAGGAGCAGTCTGTCCACATGACACTCAAGTGTCTCTCCTCAGACCTCCGTGAGGTGGACAAGAAGCCAATTCCTGAGTCCTCCTACTCTCTCATTTTCACCCCAGAATGGTTGGAGGCCATCAACAATGACTTTGAGGGACGTCCCTTACACAACTGTCTCGTGGCTTCAGAAAATGGGATCACACCTGTGCCTTGGACCAAGATTACCAGTCCAGAGTTTGTAGATGACAGACCCCCAATAGTGAAGGTCCCTTCCTTAGACGGGGACTCCTGTCCACTAGAAGGCCTCCATCTGAGCAGACCCCAGGAGCCATACCAGGCTGGCGACTTGGGCGGCAAGGGATCTGTGGCCCAGATCTGGGAGAAGGGTAAAGGGAAGTTGTCTGGGGACAAGTATCCAGGGCTCATCAAGGTGGAGCCAGCAAGGCCAGGTCAGCTGGCCTTCAGGACAGAcagtgaggccagccagagcttgGAGGGGGACTATGTGGCTCTTCTGGGCTTTCCCCAAGAGTATAGAGGGGCATCCCTAGACAGCGAGGTAGTGACATTTAGTGTAGATATTCAAAAATCACAGGAGACAAGACCCAGAACTAAGGGGGCACCTCTGCTTGGAAAGGCCCTGCCTCTCTCGGGATGTGCTGGGGCACCTCCCTTGGGAAGATGGGCATGTGAAATGCCAGCAGGCTCAGGGGAGAAGCCCTGTACTGGGGGCTCAAGGAGAAAGGCCAGGCATAAAGTGTCTGGCCACACTGCAGTGCGACAGCCACAGAAGCCCCATACTAGTGTCCCGGAGAAGCTGCCGGACTGTACCTCTGGCCTGGTGGAAGACACTGAGGAAGAACCAGCAGCCTCTGAGATGCAAAAGCCTGTGGGAATGCCAGAAGCCATGGTTCGGCTCAGGCCTGGGCCAAGACAAGCATTCTCTCCCCTCCTGTCTTCAGCTGGCCCTGGATCCCCAGCGgctgagacaaagacagaggagaTCACACTAGGACGTGGGAGAGCTTCCAAGCCTGAGGACTGCCTCAATAAGAACGCCTCCTTCCATGGGTCCCCCGCTCCTGGGCTCCAGTGCTCCTTCTTGAAAGAACAGAGGGTAGCCCATGTGACCCCCAAGAAGGCCCTACTCCAGCATGCCAGGCCTCGGAAGGCCCTGTGCCCCCTCTACTCTCTGCAGCCTTGTGAAGCCAAGGCTCCAGGCAAAG ATGGAACAACTCTCCCCACAACATCTGGCTCAGGCCCACTGTCTGGGGAGCCGCCTGGTTTCCGGAGAGATTCTGCAGGTCCTCCAGAGGGAGGACTTCGCCTGGAGGAGTGTTCTAGGACTAAGCCCAGGATTGAGaccctgggagtcaagcttctcCAGTCCGGGATAGCCTGCCTGCCAG GTGGTAGGGACAAGGTGGGGCGACCGCTGCTTCTGGTGTCAACCGCGGAGGATGCCTGGGAGGCACCATGGTGTACTACCTCAGAGGTCGCGGAGTTGCTCTCCTACTTATGCAGTGTCCCTAG GCTGGAAGATAAAGCCAAGGGGCTCCTGCTGGTGATTGATGCCAGGAAAGGGACCCAGAGGCCTGGTCTGGTCAGTGCCCTGCAGAGCATCCAG GATCTGGTTCCGGCCTCCATCAGTAAAGTGCTCCTCCTCGGAGAAAAGGCGTCCATTCTCCAGCTATCTGTGCTACCTGCCCAG GTGGAGGTACTGACGTCGCTGAAGGCCCTCAGAAACCACGTGGACCCTAGCCAGCTGCCGGAGGCTCTGGAGGGCCCCTTTCCCTACCACCACAGCGAATGGGTGCAATTCTTCCAG AAACTGGACCCGTTCCTCACTGACCTTCGCCAGGCCTCCTCCCTGCTGCAGGCTTCCATCCAAGAGTTTGAGAAGGGTGACCCCCCTGGTGGGGTGCAG GAGGCTACCAGGTGCCTGAGCAAGTCCAAGGAGCTGATGGAGACGGTGCTGAGGGACCCGGGCCTGCTGGCTCTCCAGAGGGAAGGTGGAACTGCTCTGGCCAGCTTGCAGCAAGAGGCCAGCGGGCTAAATGCTAACCCCGATGTCAG GAGCCATCTGACCGAGGCTGCTGCCCTGTACAACCTTGTGGATGGTCAGCTTCATGACTTGGTCACTGCGTCCAATCAGCTCCTCCGAAGGCTGGAGCTCCGAGTCCGCCTGGGCCACCTGGAGACTGCCATCCACGAG GTCAGTGACTGGATGGTGGGAGAAGGCAGCCAGAGTCTGCAGGCTCTCGCtcctgtacatgtatgtgcagagaCAGTAGAGAAAGTCCACGCAGAGTTTGAGGATTTCTTCCTGCAGGTTGCG gCCCAGTACCGCCAGGGCCTTGACCTGTCCAAGCAGGCGGCCCAGCTGGGAGCTGCAGAGGAAGGAGCAGGTGAGACGGGGCTCCCAGACCTGGTGGCCTTCGCCTCCACCCAGCAGGCCTTCCAAGCTAGGCTGACACACTTCTACATGGCCGCTGAGAGGCAGCGCACTGACCTGGAGACCCTGCTCCATCTCCACCGCTTCAGAAGGAAG ATGTCCCGGTTCCACATGGACTGCCAGAACCTGCTGACCCAGCTCAGCCTGGGCAAGGCCGTGAAGGCCAGCCCTGGGGACCAGTTGCACCTCCGTCTCCACTGCTACCTGAAGCGCCTGGCTTCTGAGTTCCAGACGGAGAAACTCCTGGCCATGAAGCTCCAGGTGGCCTCCCTGAGCCAGCCTGGCCTGGGCCAGGAGGTGTGGGAAGAGGCCCAGGAGCGGCACCAGGAGATCCAGAGCTTGCTGAAGAAGGCACTAGCCTACTGCCCATGCCCAGAGGTTCCAGCTACCCAAGTGGCACTCATAGACCGAAGCAAGCCAGTGGCTAAGGGTCAGGGTCTGCCTAGAGAAGTGGGTTCCAAATGGGACAGGTCTCTACAGGACTCTCTGGCTGTGGATcgtgtgttcaaatcccagcggtCTCCCCGGACCCCTCAAGGGGAGCAGAGCAGAAACATGTGGGCAGGCCTGCTGTCCCCAGAACCTGGCCAGTCTGGGGACACTGAGGAAGTCAGGGGCACCCCCAAGCTCCCCGATCCCACCCTGGAGCGGCTCCTTGCCTCCCTCTTCTCCTGGCCCCACCTTCCCAAGCAGAGCAAGGCCTCCCGTCCGACTGGGGGAAGCTTTTCCTCAGAAGGGACAGGATCACAGACATCCCTGGAGGACTCACCCCACACAAGTCCTCCTGCGTCCCTCTAA
- the Kiaa1755 gene encoding uncharacterized protein KIAA1755 homolog isoform X1 yields the protein MDLGWMRTVFLILTKTLSKDPSALDMAIQHALAGLYPPFEATAPTVLGQVFRLLDSDFRGDGLSFLLDFLIPAKRLCEQVREAACALYTHCLFLHEGWPLCLRDEVVVHLAPLNPLLLRQGDFYLQVESWEEQSVHMTLKCLSSDLREVDKKPIPESSYSLIFTPEWLEAINNDFEGRPLHNCLVASENGITPVPWTKITSPEFVDDRPPIVKVPSLDGDSCPLEGLHLSRPQEPYQAGDLGGKGSVAQIWEKGKGKLSGDKYPGLIKVEPARPGQLAFRTDSEASQSLEGDYVALLGFPQEYRGASLDSEVVTFSVDIQKSQETRPRTKGAPLLGKALPLSGCAGAPPLGRWACEMPAGSGEKPCTGGSRRKARHKVSGHTAVRQPQKPHTSVPEKLPDCTSGLVEDTEEEPAASEMQKPVGMPEAMVRLRPGPRQAFSPLLSSAGPGSPAAETKTEEITLGRGRASKPEDCLNKNASFHGSPAPGLQCSFLKEQRVAHVTPKKALLQHARPRKALCPLYSLQPCEAKAPGKDGTTLPTTSGSGPLSGEPPGFRRDSAGPPEGGLRLEECSRTKPRIETLGVKLLQSGIACLPGGRDKVGRPLLLVSTAEDAWEAPWCTTSEVAELLSYLCSVPRLEDKAKGLLLVIDARKGTQRPGLVSALQSIQDLVPASISKVLLLGEKASILQLSVLPAQVEVLTSLKALRNHVDPSQLPEALEGPFPYHHSEWVQFFQKLDPFLTDLRQASSLLQASIQEFEKGDPPGGVQEATRCLSKSKELMETVLRDPGLLALQREGGTALASLQQEASGLNANPDVRSHLTEAAALYNLVDGQLHDLVTASNQLLRRLELRVRLGHLETAIHEVSDWMVGEGSQSLQALAPVHVCAETVEKVHAEFEDFFLQVAAQYRQGLDLSKQAAQLGAAEEGAGETGLPDLVAFASTQQAFQARLTHFYMAAERQRTDLETLLHLHRFRRKMSRFHMDCQNLLTQLSLGKAVKASPGDQLHLRLHCYLKRLASEFQTEKLLAMKLQVASLSQPGLGQEVWEEAQERHQEIQSLLKKALAYCPCPEVPATQVALIDRSKPVAKGQGLPREVGSKWDRSLQDSLAVDRVFKSQRSPRTPQGEQSRNMWAGLLSPEPGQSGDTEEVRGTPKLPDPTLERLLASLFSWPHLPKQSKASRPTGGSFSSEGTGSQTSLEDSPHTSPPASL from the exons ATGGATCTGGGTTGGATGCGCACTGTCTTTCTCATTCTCACTAAGACCCTGAGCAAG GACCCTTCCGCCCTTGACATGGCCATCCAGCATGCCCTGGCAGGACTCTACCCGCCTTTTGAAGCCACCGCTCCCACTGTCCTGGGTCAAGTGTTCCGGCTCCTGGACTCCGACTTCCGGGGAGATGGGCTGAGCTTCCTCTTGGATTTTCTCATCCCTGCCAAGCGTCTGTGTGAGCAAGTGCGGGAAGCCGCCTGT GCCCTCTATACCCACTGCCTCTTCCTGCATGAGGGCTGGCCGTTGTGTCTGCGGGATGAGGTTGTGGTACACCTGGCACCACTCAATCCACTCCTGCTACGTCAGGGTGATTTCTACCTTCAAGTAGAGTCCTGGGAGGAGCAGTCTGTCCACATGACACTCAAGTGTCTCTCCTCAGACCTCCGTGAGGTGGACAAGAAGCCAATTCCTGAGTCCTCCTACTCTCTCATTTTCACCCCAGAATGGTTGGAGGCCATCAACAATGACTTTGAGGGACGTCCCTTACACAACTGTCTCGTGGCTTCAGAAAATGGGATCACACCTGTGCCTTGGACCAAGATTACCAGTCCAGAGTTTGTAGATGACAGACCCCCAATAGTGAAGGTCCCTTCCTTAGACGGGGACTCCTGTCCACTAGAAGGCCTCCATCTGAGCAGACCCCAGGAGCCATACCAGGCTGGCGACTTGGGCGGCAAGGGATCTGTGGCCCAGATCTGGGAGAAGGGTAAAGGGAAGTTGTCTGGGGACAAGTATCCAGGGCTCATCAAGGTGGAGCCAGCAAGGCCAGGTCAGCTGGCCTTCAGGACAGAcagtgaggccagccagagcttgGAGGGGGACTATGTGGCTCTTCTGGGCTTTCCCCAAGAGTATAGAGGGGCATCCCTAGACAGCGAGGTAGTGACATTTAGTGTAGATATTCAAAAATCACAGGAGACAAGACCCAGAACTAAGGGGGCACCTCTGCTTGGAAAGGCCCTGCCTCTCTCGGGATGTGCTGGGGCACCTCCCTTGGGAAGATGGGCATGTGAAATGCCAGCAGGCTCAGGGGAGAAGCCCTGTACTGGGGGCTCAAGGAGAAAGGCCAGGCATAAAGTGTCTGGCCACACTGCAGTGCGACAGCCACAGAAGCCCCATACTAGTGTCCCGGAGAAGCTGCCGGACTGTACCTCTGGCCTGGTGGAAGACACTGAGGAAGAACCAGCAGCCTCTGAGATGCAAAAGCCTGTGGGAATGCCAGAAGCCATGGTTCGGCTCAGGCCTGGGCCAAGACAAGCATTCTCTCCCCTCCTGTCTTCAGCTGGCCCTGGATCCCCAGCGgctgagacaaagacagaggagaTCACACTAGGACGTGGGAGAGCTTCCAAGCCTGAGGACTGCCTCAATAAGAACGCCTCCTTCCATGGGTCCCCCGCTCCTGGGCTCCAGTGCTCCTTCTTGAAAGAACAGAGGGTAGCCCATGTGACCCCCAAGAAGGCCCTACTCCAGCATGCCAGGCCTCGGAAGGCCCTGTGCCCCCTCTACTCTCTGCAGCCTTGTGAAGCCAAGGCTCCAGGCAAAG ATGGAACAACTCTCCCCACAACATCTGGCTCAGGCCCACTGTCTGGGGAGCCGCCTGGTTTCCGGAGAGATTCTGCAGGTCCTCCAGAGGGAGGACTTCGCCTGGAGGAGTGTTCTAGGACTAAGCCCAGGATTGAGaccctgggagtcaagcttctcCAGTCCGGGATAGCCTGCCTGCCAG GTGGTAGGGACAAGGTGGGGCGACCGCTGCTTCTGGTGTCAACCGCGGAGGATGCCTGGGAGGCACCATGGTGTACTACCTCAGAGGTCGCGGAGTTGCTCTCCTACTTATGCAGTGTCCCTAG GCTGGAAGATAAAGCCAAGGGGCTCCTGCTGGTGATTGATGCCAGGAAAGGGACCCAGAGGCCTGGTCTGGTCAGTGCCCTGCAGAGCATCCAG GATCTGGTTCCGGCCTCCATCAGTAAAGTGCTCCTCCTCGGAGAAAAGGCGTCCATTCTCCAGCTATCTGTGCTACCTGCCCAG GTGGAGGTACTGACGTCGCTGAAGGCCCTCAGAAACCACGTGGACCCTAGCCAGCTGCCGGAGGCTCTGGAGGGCCCCTTTCCCTACCACCACAGCGAATGGGTGCAATTCTTCCAG AAACTGGACCCGTTCCTCACTGACCTTCGCCAGGCCTCCTCCCTGCTGCAGGCTTCCATCCAAGAGTTTGAGAAGGGTGACCCCCCTGGTGGGGTGCAG GAGGCTACCAGGTGCCTGAGCAAGTCCAAGGAGCTGATGGAGACGGTGCTGAGGGACCCGGGCCTGCTGGCTCTCCAGAGGGAAGGTGGAACTGCTCTGGCCAGCTTGCAGCAAGAGGCCAGCGGGCTAAATGCTAACCCCGATGTCAG GAGCCATCTGACCGAGGCTGCTGCCCTGTACAACCTTGTGGATGGTCAGCTTCATGACTTGGTCACTGCGTCCAATCAGCTCCTCCGAAGGCTGGAGCTCCGAGTCCGCCTGGGCCACCTGGAGACTGCCATCCACGAG GTCAGTGACTGGATGGTGGGAGAAGGCAGCCAGAGTCTGCAGGCTCTCGCtcctgtacatgtatgtgcagagaCAGTAGAGAAAGTCCACGCAGAGTTTGAGGATTTCTTCCTGCAGGTTGCG gCCCAGTACCGCCAGGGCCTTGACCTGTCCAAGCAGGCGGCCCAGCTGGGAGCTGCAGAGGAAGGAGCAGGTGAGACGGGGCTCCCAGACCTGGTGGCCTTCGCCTCCACCCAGCAGGCCTTCCAAGCTAGGCTGACACACTTCTACATGGCCGCTGAGAGGCAGCGCACTGACCTGGAGACCCTGCTCCATCTCCACCGCTTCAGAAGGAAG ATGTCCCGGTTCCACATGGACTGCCAGAACCTGCTGACCCAGCTCAGCCTGGGCAAGGCCGTGAAGGCCAGCCCTGGGGACCAGTTGCACCTCCGTCTCCACTGCTACCTGAAGCGCCTGGCTTCTGAGTTCCAGACGGAGAAACTCCTGGCCATGAAGCTCCAGGTGGCCTCCCTGAGCCAGCCTGGCCTGGGCCAGGAGGTGTGGGAAGAGGCCCAGGAGCGGCACCAGGAGATCCAGAGCTTGCTGAAGAAGGCACTAGCCTACTGCCCATGCCCAGAGGTTCCAGCTACCCAAGTGGCACTCATAGACCGAAGCAAGCCAGTGGCTAAGGGTCAGGGTCTGCCTAGAGAAGTGGGTTCCAAATGGGACAGGTCTCTACAGGACTCTCTGGCTGTGGATcgtgtgttcaaatcccagcggtCTCCCCGGACCCCTCAAGGGGAGCAGAGCAGAAACATGTGGGCAGGCCTGCTGTCCCCAGAACCTGGCCAGTCTGGGGACACTGAGGAAGTCAGGGGCACCCCCAAGCTCCCCGATCCCACCCTGGAGCGGCTCCTTGCCTCCCTCTTCTCCTGGCCCCACCTTCCCAAGCAGAGCAAGGCCTCCCGTCCGACTGGGGGAAGCTTTTCCTCAGAAGGGACAGGATCACAGACATCCCTGGAGGACTCACCCCACACAAGTCCTCCTGCGTCCCTCTAA
- the Kiaa1755 gene encoding uncharacterized protein KIAA1755 homolog isoform X2 yields the protein MQDPSALDMAIQHALAGLYPPFEATAPTVLGQVFRLLDSDFRGDGLSFLLDFLIPAKRLCEQVREAACALYTHCLFLHEGWPLCLRDEVVVHLAPLNPLLLRQGDFYLQVESWEEQSVHMTLKCLSSDLREVDKKPIPESSYSLIFTPEWLEAINNDFEGRPLHNCLVASENGITPVPWTKITSPEFVDDRPPIVKVPSLDGDSCPLEGLHLSRPQEPYQAGDLGGKGSVAQIWEKGKGKLSGDKYPGLIKVEPARPGQLAFRTDSEASQSLEGDYVALLGFPQEYRGASLDSEVVTFSVDIQKSQETRPRTKGAPLLGKALPLSGCAGAPPLGRWACEMPAGSGEKPCTGGSRRKARHKVSGHTAVRQPQKPHTSVPEKLPDCTSGLVEDTEEEPAASEMQKPVGMPEAMVRLRPGPRQAFSPLLSSAGPGSPAAETKTEEITLGRGRASKPEDCLNKNASFHGSPAPGLQCSFLKEQRVAHVTPKKALLQHARPRKALCPLYSLQPCEAKAPGKDGTTLPTTSGSGPLSGEPPGFRRDSAGPPEGGLRLEECSRTKPRIETLGVKLLQSGIACLPGGRDKVGRPLLLVSTAEDAWEAPWCTTSEVAELLSYLCSVPRLEDKAKGLLLVIDARKGTQRPGLVSALQSIQDLVPASISKVLLLGEKASILQLSVLPAQVEVLTSLKALRNHVDPSQLPEALEGPFPYHHSEWVQFFQKLDPFLTDLRQASSLLQASIQEFEKGDPPGGVQEATRCLSKSKELMETVLRDPGLLALQREGGTALASLQQEASGLNANPDVRSHLTEAAALYNLVDGQLHDLVTASNQLLRRLELRVRLGHLETAIHEVSDWMVGEGSQSLQALAPVHVCAETVEKVHAEFEDFFLQVAAQYRQGLDLSKQAAQLGAAEEGAGETGLPDLVAFASTQQAFQARLTHFYMAAERQRTDLETLLHLHRFRRKMSRFHMDCQNLLTQLSLGKAVKASPGDQLHLRLHCYLKRLASEFQTEKLLAMKLQVASLSQPGLGQEVWEEAQERHQEIQSLLKKALAYCPCPEVPATQVALIDRSKPVAKGQGLPREVGSKWDRSLQDSLAVDRVFKSQRSPRTPQGEQSRNMWAGLLSPEPGQSGDTEEVRGTPKLPDPTLERLLASLFSWPHLPKQSKASRPTGGSFSSEGTGSQTSLEDSPHTSPPASL from the exons ATG CAGGACCCTTCCGCCCTTGACATGGCCATCCAGCATGCCCTGGCAGGACTCTACCCGCCTTTTGAAGCCACCGCTCCCACTGTCCTGGGTCAAGTGTTCCGGCTCCTGGACTCCGACTTCCGGGGAGATGGGCTGAGCTTCCTCTTGGATTTTCTCATCCCTGCCAAGCGTCTGTGTGAGCAAGTGCGGGAAGCCGCCTGT GCCCTCTATACCCACTGCCTCTTCCTGCATGAGGGCTGGCCGTTGTGTCTGCGGGATGAGGTTGTGGTACACCTGGCACCACTCAATCCACTCCTGCTACGTCAGGGTGATTTCTACCTTCAAGTAGAGTCCTGGGAGGAGCAGTCTGTCCACATGACACTCAAGTGTCTCTCCTCAGACCTCCGTGAGGTGGACAAGAAGCCAATTCCTGAGTCCTCCTACTCTCTCATTTTCACCCCAGAATGGTTGGAGGCCATCAACAATGACTTTGAGGGACGTCCCTTACACAACTGTCTCGTGGCTTCAGAAAATGGGATCACACCTGTGCCTTGGACCAAGATTACCAGTCCAGAGTTTGTAGATGACAGACCCCCAATAGTGAAGGTCCCTTCCTTAGACGGGGACTCCTGTCCACTAGAAGGCCTCCATCTGAGCAGACCCCAGGAGCCATACCAGGCTGGCGACTTGGGCGGCAAGGGATCTGTGGCCCAGATCTGGGAGAAGGGTAAAGGGAAGTTGTCTGGGGACAAGTATCCAGGGCTCATCAAGGTGGAGCCAGCAAGGCCAGGTCAGCTGGCCTTCAGGACAGAcagtgaggccagccagagcttgGAGGGGGACTATGTGGCTCTTCTGGGCTTTCCCCAAGAGTATAGAGGGGCATCCCTAGACAGCGAGGTAGTGACATTTAGTGTAGATATTCAAAAATCACAGGAGACAAGACCCAGAACTAAGGGGGCACCTCTGCTTGGAAAGGCCCTGCCTCTCTCGGGATGTGCTGGGGCACCTCCCTTGGGAAGATGGGCATGTGAAATGCCAGCAGGCTCAGGGGAGAAGCCCTGTACTGGGGGCTCAAGGAGAAAGGCCAGGCATAAAGTGTCTGGCCACACTGCAGTGCGACAGCCACAGAAGCCCCATACTAGTGTCCCGGAGAAGCTGCCGGACTGTACCTCTGGCCTGGTGGAAGACACTGAGGAAGAACCAGCAGCCTCTGAGATGCAAAAGCCTGTGGGAATGCCAGAAGCCATGGTTCGGCTCAGGCCTGGGCCAAGACAAGCATTCTCTCCCCTCCTGTCTTCAGCTGGCCCTGGATCCCCAGCGgctgagacaaagacagaggagaTCACACTAGGACGTGGGAGAGCTTCCAAGCCTGAGGACTGCCTCAATAAGAACGCCTCCTTCCATGGGTCCCCCGCTCCTGGGCTCCAGTGCTCCTTCTTGAAAGAACAGAGGGTAGCCCATGTGACCCCCAAGAAGGCCCTACTCCAGCATGCCAGGCCTCGGAAGGCCCTGTGCCCCCTCTACTCTCTGCAGCCTTGTGAAGCCAAGGCTCCAGGCAAAG ATGGAACAACTCTCCCCACAACATCTGGCTCAGGCCCACTGTCTGGGGAGCCGCCTGGTTTCCGGAGAGATTCTGCAGGTCCTCCAGAGGGAGGACTTCGCCTGGAGGAGTGTTCTAGGACTAAGCCCAGGATTGAGaccctgggagtcaagcttctcCAGTCCGGGATAGCCTGCCTGCCAG GTGGTAGGGACAAGGTGGGGCGACCGCTGCTTCTGGTGTCAACCGCGGAGGATGCCTGGGAGGCACCATGGTGTACTACCTCAGAGGTCGCGGAGTTGCTCTCCTACTTATGCAGTGTCCCTAG GCTGGAAGATAAAGCCAAGGGGCTCCTGCTGGTGATTGATGCCAGGAAAGGGACCCAGAGGCCTGGTCTGGTCAGTGCCCTGCAGAGCATCCAG GATCTGGTTCCGGCCTCCATCAGTAAAGTGCTCCTCCTCGGAGAAAAGGCGTCCATTCTCCAGCTATCTGTGCTACCTGCCCAG GTGGAGGTACTGACGTCGCTGAAGGCCCTCAGAAACCACGTGGACCCTAGCCAGCTGCCGGAGGCTCTGGAGGGCCCCTTTCCCTACCACCACAGCGAATGGGTGCAATTCTTCCAG AAACTGGACCCGTTCCTCACTGACCTTCGCCAGGCCTCCTCCCTGCTGCAGGCTTCCATCCAAGAGTTTGAGAAGGGTGACCCCCCTGGTGGGGTGCAG GAGGCTACCAGGTGCCTGAGCAAGTCCAAGGAGCTGATGGAGACGGTGCTGAGGGACCCGGGCCTGCTGGCTCTCCAGAGGGAAGGTGGAACTGCTCTGGCCAGCTTGCAGCAAGAGGCCAGCGGGCTAAATGCTAACCCCGATGTCAG GAGCCATCTGACCGAGGCTGCTGCCCTGTACAACCTTGTGGATGGTCAGCTTCATGACTTGGTCACTGCGTCCAATCAGCTCCTCCGAAGGCTGGAGCTCCGAGTCCGCCTGGGCCACCTGGAGACTGCCATCCACGAG GTCAGTGACTGGATGGTGGGAGAAGGCAGCCAGAGTCTGCAGGCTCTCGCtcctgtacatgtatgtgcagagaCAGTAGAGAAAGTCCACGCAGAGTTTGAGGATTTCTTCCTGCAGGTTGCG gCCCAGTACCGCCAGGGCCTTGACCTGTCCAAGCAGGCGGCCCAGCTGGGAGCTGCAGAGGAAGGAGCAGGTGAGACGGGGCTCCCAGACCTGGTGGCCTTCGCCTCCACCCAGCAGGCCTTCCAAGCTAGGCTGACACACTTCTACATGGCCGCTGAGAGGCAGCGCACTGACCTGGAGACCCTGCTCCATCTCCACCGCTTCAGAAGGAAG ATGTCCCGGTTCCACATGGACTGCCAGAACCTGCTGACCCAGCTCAGCCTGGGCAAGGCCGTGAAGGCCAGCCCTGGGGACCAGTTGCACCTCCGTCTCCACTGCTACCTGAAGCGCCTGGCTTCTGAGTTCCAGACGGAGAAACTCCTGGCCATGAAGCTCCAGGTGGCCTCCCTGAGCCAGCCTGGCCTGGGCCAGGAGGTGTGGGAAGAGGCCCAGGAGCGGCACCAGGAGATCCAGAGCTTGCTGAAGAAGGCACTAGCCTACTGCCCATGCCCAGAGGTTCCAGCTACCCAAGTGGCACTCATAGACCGAAGCAAGCCAGTGGCTAAGGGTCAGGGTCTGCCTAGAGAAGTGGGTTCCAAATGGGACAGGTCTCTACAGGACTCTCTGGCTGTGGATcgtgtgttcaaatcccagcggtCTCCCCGGACCCCTCAAGGGGAGCAGAGCAGAAACATGTGGGCAGGCCTGCTGTCCCCAGAACCTGGCCAGTCTGGGGACACTGAGGAAGTCAGGGGCACCCCCAAGCTCCCCGATCCCACCCTGGAGCGGCTCCTTGCCTCCCTCTTCTCCTGGCCCCACCTTCCCAAGCAGAGCAAGGCCTCCCGTCCGACTGGGGGAAGCTTTTCCTCAGAAGGGACAGGATCACAGACATCCCTGGAGGACTCACCCCACACAAGTCCTCCTGCGTCCCTCTAA